In the Populus trichocarpa isolate Nisqually-1 chromosome 8, P.trichocarpa_v4.1, whole genome shotgun sequence genome, GGCAACACGTGCAACTTCTTTCGGTGTCATCATATAGCCTTTGTAGTGTCGTTAGAATCATCTCAATGGACTCTTTCTAGTGGTGGGATAATATTCATGGTGGAGCAACGGTGAGtcttcaaacatattttttttttcgagtaTAATATTGATAACTTattatatatagttaattattattattattattatttcaaattatctactattattatattttttattattaaattaatcaattttattagtcAAGTCAAGTCAATAAACAgaaacttaatttgtttttaaaaaaccattatcATCAcctcaatattatattttatattaaaaaaatttagtgcgCACGCGTCCTAACACTTGCTACCAGTCGAGCTACCGTTCTAGTTACGGCAAACTAAATTAGCTAGGCttgcctttttttaataatatttaggaTCATACATTAATACAGTTTATTGATTAGACAATTAAGATATTagcattaataattatttttaaagatggaatgctttctgattattatttttaatgacatattaagttcaaatattttaaataaaggaTTTAAAATAGTGACGGCTTGCAAGTTCAAAAAGCTTACTTAAATGCCTATTGATTTTCACATGCCTCCTTGCTTGTTATTTACTTTGGTAATTAATCTTGCTctttgcatttatttattttttaactgacAATTCACTTATATGCATTGATTGAATCAAATTTATCctaatattatctaaaaatcttGTTCAAAAAAACACGTGGCATGCCAAGAAAATACTATCACAAGATCATCAATCACGTGTAATTatacaattcttttctttttaagtaaaTTTTTCCAAGGTGAGCTTTTTTAGACATACCATGTGTaattttaacaagtttttttttttattatttctgtcAAATATGAATGAAAAAGCTAATATTGAAACCATtaggtaatattaaaaatgaaattgatcaATTCTAAAGGGCGTAACTCAACTGATCAGACTCTAGATTTGCTctctagaggtcaccagttcgagtctcataaacCTCAGAGCCATTGGAGacttatatgattgttaactttagagtccgtgagattagttgaggtacgcgcAAGTTGACCGGGacactcatattaataataaaaaaaggaaattgatCCAATCAATCAATCCatgaaaaaactttatttatttttttgcatgtgATAGAGGTTTTGTTCCTAGGAGCAGAGATTGCTGCAAAGATGCCTcgctctttttttccttcacttCTGAATTCTGATCCATTTTGAACTTTGAATTCTGCTTCAATCTGAAGTTGAACTTACTGAGTTTGATCAACAAATTGCTTCTGAATGCCTTCCATAGAAACTTGCAGTGAATTCTGCAGATGCTGAAGCTGTTCCTCCATACGTTGAATGATCAATCGTGGAATCAAGGCCCTGAAGTGGTTCTGATACCAAATTTGTTAAGCTTTGTGCTAAAAAAAActgtagaaaagaaaaggaagagatggaaaagagaggaaggagaagagagGGCTTGAGAACGAATCTCGTTTTTATTTTCTGTAAATCTGATCTGTTTCCCTTTCTTCAGTTGATTTAGGTAGCGGTCAATCATAAGCGTTTAATTATACGAGAAAATTGATGcgtaaatataattaaagttcaaatattttattaatataatataattttttatatttttatatttcaatttaaagactgtgaaaataatttcattccATGCCTGGTATGATATCGTTTAGTTCATGAGTAATGATCATTTAgaatattataattcaaaaggttaacttaattttttccttatattttagaTCAAGTCTTCAAAATATTCTTATATAATTCTAATGCCTACTGAGTTGtctttaaatttacaatatttttcaatatcattttgtaagatttttttttatctaaattgatgaaaaaacttTTACTTGAGACACTAAATCCcacctattaaaaaataaatataaaaatgacaaatttaaataccatatatataacaatacgtttctttctttcaaatatattttttaatgaattagttGGTTTTAAATTTCTCATGGGAGGGctttttcatcaatttaaataagaatatcacacaaaagaatatattaaataatagtctaaaatataaaaacaaataaaaaatgattaaacttattaaaaaaactaaaagacgAGGGGGTTTTACTGCACTTTTTTTCATGAATACTAGTTACTggaataatgtatttttttcatttctttaattttttttatttagatttttttttcaattttggttaCTTTCTTCAACATTAGATGTAATGGGGAttggaatttatattttttttatttaatttttatgaggttatctcaattttatgatCGAAATCGTAGGTTTGATgtgttgacttgagtttttttccccttttcttatcatttttttttcctcaaattcaTATTTTAACATTGGATGGATTAAGAATTAAGTTtcgtgatttgttttgatttgctttttatgaggttatctttaTCTCATGATGCAGATTATAAGTTTAGCTAGTTAACCCATATTGACTCGAgtgttttttatgtcatttttataataaaatatttttttcaattttatctttcaatatcgagttgattaagaattgagctttataatttgtttcaatttactttctacTAGGTTATTATAATCTCATGATCCAGATCGCGAGTTTGGCAGCTTAACCCGGATTGactgtgataattttttttgtttttttaatttcattctataacattgagtttattagaaattgagtttcataatttattttgatttactttctatgaggttattataaTCTCATGACTTGATATACAAATCTTCAGGTTAACCGATTGATCTAAATCGATTCAATACGTTTTcgtttcaatatttataaaaaaaatttatcttgaatatttattttgagtcaaaataaatttttaccaGTCATCTGAGTATTTTTTGGATCCACCAAGTCCAACAAATCACATTAAATCAATTcggtttatttctttttttcaactagaaaaatattaagaatacttagatatgttttttcttacattaaaaGAAAGTTGACCTGGATAGCAGCCTAGCACGAAAAGTATTTAGTAAtaacatattgaaaaaaaatagcaaaaagttGAGCTAATTTCCTTTACAATTCTACAAGAAATGAGATACTGCACTTGGAGATAGACAAGTAATCCTTTTTCTCGGGACACagtaattaattctttttatttgggaTTGGAATCGAAATCCTATAACACTACTTGCTAGCCCTTTCTTAAACACCGAAACACGGACACTACGAGACATAGGTGAGGAAGAAACAACCAATCAAATTATCATTGAGTGTTCGATCCACAGACATAGGTGAGGAATGATGCTAAGATTGTCTGTTCAAACTGTCTGCGAAGTGCCATGTCCACTATACCAATGTAGATTTATTTTTGTCACCATTGACATGATCATCTTCAAAAAGGGCACCTCTTCCACTACTAGCATCATTCCTCGCGTCTCCTTCGCGTCTTAATTTGGTCTGTAATGACtgctatatatataacaattggCAATGGAAGGAACAGAATTACACTTCCTAATTTTCCTTGCATCCCTCTTGTTAAGGAAAGAAAGCCAACAAACCAGTAACATGGTTCTTATTAGACATAGATTGCAACAACATCTTAAGCTTCCCCTTCCAGAATTAGAGATTAGTGAATGCAGCACGCTGTGTACATTCTTGCCTAAGCCCATGTCTGACACTACGATTCAAGGGGTAGGTGACTTCATGGACTTGGAAAAACTCTGCGTTCTAGGACGTGGTAATTATGGCATTGTCTACAAGGTACGCCACGGGCAAACATTAGCCATCTATGCACTCAAAATCATCAAGCAGGATACAAATGAAGCTTATGTATCCCACGAGGCAGAAATCTTAAATTGCATAGACTCTCCTTTCGTCGTCAAATGCCACGGGGTTTTCGAGCCTCGGGCTGGTGAAAAAGCTATACTCATGGAGTACATGGATGCAGGAACACTTGATGGGATTTTTAGAGCTAACGGTCCCTTCTCCGAAGCTTCACTTGCCCACATTTCCTACCAAGTACTCAATGGCCTCAAGTACCTCCATGAACACAATATTGTCCACTTAGATATAAAGCCTTCGAATCTTCTAGTTAGTAAGGACATGAAAGTGAAAATTGCTGATTTTGGAGTCAGCAAGATTGTCCATGGTATTGTTAGTCGGGCTGCCACCAATTATCACAATATGTGTGAGGGCACACGTGCTTATATGAGTCCTGAAAGGCTGGACTCGCACACATTTGGCTCGGGCTGCGTGTATGCAGGTGACGTTTGGAGCTTGGGAGTCACTTTATTGGAGCTGCATGTGGGCCATTTTCCATTTTTCCCAGCTGGGAAGAAACCCACTAATTGGATGGAGCTTGTATTGGTGATATGTTTTGGAGAATCCCCTAGCTTCCCAAAGGAAGCATCAGAGGAATTCAGGAGCTTCATCAAGTGTTGCTTGGAGAAGGAACCGAGTAAGAGATGGACAGTCTCGCAACTCCTCTCACATCCCTATGTTTGCTTAGGGGAGAAACTGGGGAAATGACAGTAGAGGATAAATCAAACTATTTTTCGAGAACAAGGTAGGACGCATTCACCAGTAGTAGCTAAgagttttgaagattttgaaaTGCAATTCGAAATGGCTCTtggaccaataaaaaaaagagataaaggtcctcttcagcttttttttttattattattcttgagAATATCAACagttcatcaaaatatttttgtgagtCTGGCTTAATTACAAAAACAGAAGTAGAAATAAATTCAGGGGAGTTTCGTTGAActcaatttctttctctctctctctctctctatttattgtacaaaatcaattatcaaagGAGGCCATGGAAGCAGGAAATAAGAAAGATCTACCCATAAATTTTGAGTGGCAGCTCAACTAGACAGgtattatgtttgttttctaataatcacgagtttgaattattgtacaaaattaattatcaaaggAGGCCATGGAAGCAGGAAATAAGAAAGATCTACCCATGAATTTTGAGCAGTAGCTCAACTAGACAGgtattgtgtttgttttctaataatcacgagtttaaattatttcaaaactattaaaaacttatatgattgttaatttcaggatctATGAGATTAGTCAAGATGCGTTTAAAATAATCCGAACacctatgttaataataaaaaaa is a window encoding:
- the LOC7480950 gene encoding mitogen-activated protein kinase kinase 9 translates to MVLIRHRLQQHLKLPLPELEISECSTLCTFLPKPMSDTTIQGVGDFMDLEKLCVLGRGNYGIVYKVRHGQTLAIYALKIIKQDTNEAYVSHEAEILNCIDSPFVVKCHGVFEPRAGEKAILMEYMDAGTLDGIFRANGPFSEASLAHISYQVLNGLKYLHEHNIVHLDIKPSNLLVSKDMKVKIADFGVSKIVHGIVSRAATNYHNMCEGTRAYMSPERLDSHTFGSGCVYAGDVWSLGVTLLELHVGHFPFFPAGKKPTNWMELVLVICFGESPSFPKEASEEFRSFIKCCLEKEPSKRWTVSQLLSHPYVCLGEKLGK